The sequence gaaacaaaacagtgttgctttatccactgctgaagcggaatatatctctgccggcagttgttgtgcacaaattttatggatgaagcaacaattatctgattatggtatccttcttgatcgaatacctattaggtgtgataacactagtgccataaatctatccaaaaacctgtacaacattctagaacgaaacatatagaaattaggcaccattttctaagagaccaTGTTCTAAAAGGAGATTGTttgctagagtttgttgatacaaagaatcagcttgctgatatctttacaaaacctctcccaaaggatatattcttttcaataagagaattaggacttttagaccttagtgatttggataggtaaagttttatgattgattgattgtgttttgattgaGTATGAcacttgtttttgtttaatttagtttacttttcttgttaGAATAACTCTTAAGATAGTATAAGTTTTTTAGACttagaaataagttttcttttaggaaaaggctattattttgttctggtaatcgattacatgaatactgtaatcgattacactagaacagatggcctgtaatcgattacagtattcatgtaattgattactagtagGCTGCCTccatctgtaatcgattaccattacttgtaatcgattacaatgcgtcctGGTCTATAAATATCACGTTTTTCAGAAACCCCTGCGCAGCCTCTTCTCCCTTGCGACGTtcctccattcccaaacctcCAAACATTCCTATCTTactcatttcttcatcaaatcgaCTCCCGTAACttgcaatcttcttctttttttcatttttcttttgatttcaccgattgaaatctgcaaaaactccttcaaatggcagaatcgtcaaagaaACGTAAGGGTTCATCCGCCTCCGCttcggcttcaagagctcatcgttcCGGAGCCACTAGCGCATCCACAGCACCAATTCCACCCTCCTTATCCTCTtccacattgtttttttttcgaaGAACAGCAGAAATGGTACTCAAATCTTTTCTCATCTTGTTCtattatcgaccctaagttcattgatatggaattcttttctgctgaaacctttgattgcattcaagcatttcagAATTTAGGTCTCATACCTTTcatgtcattacaattgcctgtttatcctgaattggttaaagacttttattgtaatcttgaaattcaggacaacactttgatttctgaggtttttgggataaaaatggtcattgaccaatcccttttCCATGACTTAAACCAATTGtccagtgacggtgtaccatttgaaggtacactaaatgacgattggaaatttgatttctctgcacatgatgcccgccagttggtttgcaccaaccatgcggatatgaccggacgcCTCCTTGctggttcattggcttttgaaagccgcatccttcattatcttATTGTGCGGATTTTACTTCCACGATCTTccaaccttgcccaggtttctgaggaagatcttgttatcatgtgggcctttcataccgggtgtcaacttgactgggcacatttagtcagatatcgcatgcataaggcattgcgattaaatgctcctttgccatatccacaccttgttactctcttttttcgccattttcaaattcctcttgattctgaaccttatgttccaatcaagagatcctttttaATTGGTGCTACTGTTATTGCTTCTCTTGGTTACCGCAAaaagcatgatggctcttgggtcaaaaaggCTGCTCAACCCGCTGATGATGAAGGCAACCTACCAACTGAAGATAGTTCCTCtcttcagaaaatattctcaactgtcacatcttttcatttggttcttgaatggctatcaaaggcctatatatatgtgacttgagacatgAATTTactaagagtttttcagaacaaaaaggtcttatcctcttaaaaagaaaaatcgttttatcctcttacaaattccttggccaaaacacttgtgattcaataaggaattatttgagtgctcaaattgttcaatctatctctttcaagagagatttcttcttcttttcttctttattctgaaaaaggattaagagaccgatgatctcttgttgtgaaagaattctaaacacaaaggaaggattgtccttgtgtgtttagaacttgtaaaagaaatttacaagatagtggaactctcaagcgggttgcttggggactggacgtaggcacaagggtatgaccgaaccagtataaatttgagtttgcactttctcttcccttaaactcctttatttattattgttttatattcatattcaaattgttctatttgaatcaatatttaagaaattcattattaagggaatttataactttaatagaaagttaaatagaatttttaattggggaaataatttgtaatatcttaattcaacccttccttcttaagatatctaaggccacttgtccaacaaaggTCTGGTAGCTCTTCATTCTCATGGTACTGTCCCACggctttttttaataatgaaacATGAAACACAGGATGAACTCTGGAACTTATTGGTAATCTCAATTTGTAGGCGATAGCTCTAATTCTCTCTGTAATAGGGTAAGGTCCATAGTATCTAGCAGCAAGTTTAGCATTAATTCGGGTAACCATAGAATTTTGCCTATGTGCTCTCAACTTAACAAAGACCCATTCTCCTATTTCAAAACTCCTATCACTTCTCTTCTTATCAGCCTGAGCCTTCATTCTATCTTGTGCTCTGAGCAAATGGCTTCTCAACTGTCTGATTGCCTCATCCCGTTCTATTAAGTCCCTATGTACTGCTTCAACCCTTGTTTCCCCTTGAACCCATCTACTCATCATAGGAGGAGGTCTACCATAGACTAGTTCAAAAGGGGTGTACTCTGTAGTAGTGTGAAATGACGTATTGAACCAGTATTCAGCCCAATGTAGCCATGACATCCAAGTCTTGGGCTGATCAGAGATGAAGCATCTAAGGTATGCCTCTAAACACCGGTTAACTACCTCTGTTTGGCCATCGGATTCCGGGTGATAGGACGAGCTCATCTTGAGTTGAGTTCCCTGGGCCTTAAACAATTCTCTCCAAAAATTACTCATAAAAATGGGATCTCTATCACTCACTATAGACATGGGTATCCCATGCAACTTGATTACTTCCTTACTAAAAATCTCAGCCAAACTTCTAGCAGTATACGGATGTTTAAGAGGAATGAAGTGACAATATTTAGACAACCTGTCTACTACTACAAAAATGGCTTCATACCCCTTGGATTTCGGCAAGCCGGTGATGAAATCCATAGAAATGTCTTCTCAAATGCGTTCAGGTATGGGCAGAGGCTGCAGCAAGCCCCCTGGTGAAGATGCTAAATATTTTTGCCTTTGGCACACATCACAACTTCTAACAAATTCCTGCACTACTCCCTTCATTCCCACCCAATAAACATTTGCCGCCAGCCTTCTATATGTCTTGTAGAAACCCGAATGCCCTCCTTGTGGAGTACTATGGAACTCTTTCAATAATGTAGGAATCATGGCTGAATGTCTCGAAAGGACTATTCTCCCATCATACAGTAAAACTCCCTGTTTGTAGACATATCCAGGTCGGGAAACTGGATCATGTGATAGTTCAGCTATTACTTTCTGTAATTCCTCATCATTCTGCACCTCCTCCTTCATTAATTGTGTCTGATCCCACTGCAGAAAAGAGGTAATACTCCTCAACTCCATTCCTTCGTGCATTCTAGATAAGGCATCCGCTCCTCTATTCAATTTGCCTTGCTTATAAACATACTCAAAGTCATAACCAAGTAGTTTTGCAGCCCAGTTTTGCTGCTTTGCAGTGGATATTCTCTGCTGTAACAGTTGCTTCAAGCTTTTTTGGTCAGTGGACACAATAAATTTCCTGCCAATGAGGTAAGGTCTCCAATGTTGTATAGCCAAGCCCAATGCCATAAGCTCTTTCTCATATGCCGACTTGGACAGATTTCGTACTCCCAACGCCTTACTAAAGTAAGCTATCGGTCGTTTGTCTTGCAATAGAATTGCCCCTATACCACTCCCAGAGGCATCACACTCAATTACAAATGTCTTACTAAAGTCAGGTAGAGCCAGGACAGGTGTTGTAGTGAGCTTCTCTTTCAATTCTTCAAAAGCTCTTTGAGTTTCATTCCCCCACTTAAACCCGTCTTTCTTTGTTAACTCCGTTAACGGTTTAGTTATCCTGCCATAgtctttgataaattttttgtaGTACCCAGTCAGCCCTAAGAAACCTCTAACTCCCTTCACATTCTTAGGTGTAGGCCATTGGGTCACACTGATTACCTTATTAGGATCCACAACGACTCCCTCTTGGGATATGACATGCCGCAAATATTCAATGGTTTTCTGAGCAAATAAGcactttttcttgtttgctACTAATCCATTGTCCTCTAAAACTTGCAACACAGTTTGTAAATGTTGCAAATGGGACTCCCAATCAGCACTGTATACTAAGATATCATCGAAGAACACCAACACGTATTTTCTGAACATGGGTTTAAACACTTCGTTCATGAGGCTTTGGAATGTGGAGGGTGCATTCATAAGGCCAAAAGGCATTACTAGGAATTCATAGTGCCCCTCATGAGTACGAAAGGTTGTCTTGTATACATCTTCTTCTTTGACCCTTACTTGATGATATCCCGATTTCAAGTCTAATTTGGAAAAGAATCTAGCACCGTGCAACTCGTCTAACAACTCTTCTATAACAGGTATTGGGAACTTATCCAGGATGGTTACCTTGTTTAAGGCCCTGTAATCTATGCACATTCTCCACGAACTATCCTTCTTCTTCACCAATATTACCGAACTAGAGAAAGAGCTGGTGTTGTTCCTGATTATTCCTGTAGCCAGCATCTCTTTGATTTGTTTCTCAATCTCATCTTTGTGATGATGAGGATACCTATAGGGCCTCACATTCACCGGTCTTGCTCCTTCGACTAGCTTAATGGTATGTTTCTTGTCTCTGATTGGAGGTAGCCCCTTAGGCTCTGCGAACACCGAAACAAAATTGTGTAATAACTGACCCAACCTTTCCTTCTGTAGTTAAGACAAATGGCTCTCTTTTGCTCCACTCTCCTGTTTCTCTATACTCCCTAACTTCCTCTCTCTCCACTGCTTAGGCTTCACCAAAATACTCTACAGAGCCACCATGGATTCTTTGGTGCTCCCTAAGCCCTGTAATGTAACCCACTCTTTATTACTCCAAAAACTCATGAGTTGCTTCTTCCAATTCATAATCATATCTCCAAGAGTGTTCAACCACTCTATTCCCAACACAACATCAATTTCCCCTAGCTCAAACAAATGCATATCTGCTTGAATTTCGAATCCTCCAATCTTCAATTCCACCCCTCTGCAAACTCCTCGAGTCATGGTTTGAAACCCATCACCCAACCTGATTCGCATTTGTGAAGTCTCCTCCATGGGCCAATCCATCTTGTTTACCAACTTCTGAGAGATGAAGTTATGCGTTGCCCCGCTGTCTACCAACACAAGCACCGGAACTCCTTTGATCTCACCTTGAAAACGTATAACTTGGGGAGTGTGATTAGCCATCTGATCCAAATGCATCAGACTCATCTCTCCCATCTCATCGTCCTCCGCCTCATTCACTTCGATCGCCAGAACTTGGCCCTCTAACTCCTTCGTATCACTGTCATCAACAAGAAGGATCCGAAGGTGTTTATCGGGATGATGTGTAGGAGAGAAAGGCCCCTTACATTTGAAGCAAAGCCCCTTTTGTTTCCTATCCATCAATTCCTGATAAGATAAGTGTTGAAACCCACGATCACGAGGCCCATTCCTTCTCTTATCTCCATGGGTCGCTCTTTCATCTCTAGGCCCAATAGGATTACTTTTAGAAACCCCGTTCATTCCACCTTCTCTATTCTTCACTAAAACCCAATCCGAAAGTCCTCGACCCTCTCCATGAGTTCCGGGTCGGTGTGACCCACTTCCAAATCTGAGCCCTCTCCTACTAGACGACCCATTTTCTCCACAGACCTCCTTCTCTACAGCACGCGTTACCTATAACAACCTTGCGCGACTCATTTCCCCCATGGCTACGAAACTGCGAACTCGTCCTCTAATCTCCACCTTCAACCCATGAAGAAAATACCCCAAAAATTGCTTGTCAGGCAATTTCGGAATCTGAGCCATGAGATACTCAAATTCGGTGATATATTCTTCCACCATCCCACTCTGTTTAAGCCCTGTTAATTGTTCATATACGTCACCGTCGCCATGACCCCCATATCTGGCCAACAGTGATTCCTTCAACTTCTCCCACGACaagccttcatcttctctgaCCAGAGAATTGAAGAAATGAATCGTAGCTCCCTCCATACATAACTGAGCTAGACTCACTTTCAACTCCGGTAACGTCCCCTGAACACGGAAATACACCTCCGCACGTGAAATCCACCCAGCGGGATCTTCGCCGTTGAAGGACGGTAGCTCTACCTTTTTGATGGATTGATGAAAATCTGTCAATGCATCACGACTGAGGTTGTGAAGCCCGGATCCGGAGGGACTCCCCTCCCACTCGCACTATCTTCTCCTTCCAGCATCGCCTTCCCTAGACATCGCTCAAACATGGCCATGAGACTTTCATGGCTAGTCTTCACCGCATTCTGAACGTCTTTTAACGTTGACTTTACCTCCGACATCTCTCCTTCTAACGCCGCTACCTTCACATCCATCTTAACCTTCTTCGGGGGCATTCACTGGTTCCGGGAATGATGAATCCGACAGGTCGGACCAGTTTGATAAGAACTAATAGAACAATAATCAATGTAGCAGTAAAACGATTATGAAAATATGAGGAAAGATAGCTTTATTGATGAAAAATGGAAACGAGTACAGAGAATGGAATGTGTCAATCCCAAAATGGGCCTAGAGCTACGCTCCTATAGGATACTAGAATATCTTATTCATTCCCTCTAGATCTAACTGCCAAATCCACAGTGCCCCTATTCTCTCTATTGACTGTTCCTTGTATTGTGGAAATGTACTGCCCCCCTCTTTCGTGCCACCTCATGATTGCTAACTAACTGAGCCTTAAATCCCTAGAGGTATGATGAATTAACTGTCCTGGTAATGATGAATTATTATCATTGTTTCTATCAAAATacaagttttattatattaagagACATATATTACTATAAGAACTTGCATTCAAGTTATGCTCGTAATAAGAAAGAATCGGAATGAGTAGAGAATCACTTAAACTTTTATTCTTGTTATATTAAGAACTTGGGACAAACACGTttcatgaaaaattattaaaaattaagtagTTTTATTtctaaagagaagagaaaaacatgtattttttatataaaaaactaggtgaagattttaagaaaattatctctcttttttctctactcactctcttttttctcttttggatCATATCTTTTgagataaaagaattaaaaagagtATAAGGAATATAATCTTTATAACACATATTTTTCTATtcgataaaatttattaaaaataaaaaatcattagaaTTCTTATGACATGCATTCAAGTTTTTCAGTTtatgaaaagaaattaataacacTTAATTATGTACAaattacaagaagaaaaagtgAAGACTTGAACGTTACCTCACCCAGTAAAAGGGTAGAAAGAACAACACTGAAGAAAGGCTCCATGGCTTTGATTGTGTGAGTGAAAGATACAGCAACCTTGCCAAGACTAATGTTGGTCAAGAGGTTTCCCATTGTGTGAGCCACTGCCAATGGAAGGATTGCTGCAAGCTGTAaacacaaatataattaataaaattaataatttgaaattagaGTGATTACGCCACCAAATTAATGGACCACCCCTTTTTCACCATACAATTCAATCATCATACAATTCAAAATACATGTGAACCACTTATGTTTGGTCTTGGATGGAGATTCAAAGTTCAGACTAAATTAATCACCAACGATGCAAAGACAAATTGAAATGCTGTAATTGTTGCTGGAAATGGATAGACTTTTAGAGCCTAATACACAATCATCAGTGCATTGCAATTGAGAACAAccaaaatagagttttaaaaaaaagtaaaaaagaaaaggtaagGACACTCCACATTTCTTAATTGTATCTAAGTTTTCTCCAATACTCACACTCGATCATTTCCCTTTGATGAGTGTTGAACGGCGAAGATGGTAAACAAAGACGAGTGGGTGCGAGCGGCGATGGCGGACGACACCGTCGTGGTGGAGCTTCTGCTATGCCTCAAGCAAGGTACCGTTTCGCACAAATCTCACCAGCAGCTTATACCTTTCTCCTGGGGTGTGAAACAGTCGCGCTCAAGATCAAGGCTTAGAGCTGTTGTCTCTCGCAGCGACACCGTTGTTTCAACTACATGCAGCCCCACCACGCCCCTCTCTTGGAGCGCTGGCACTGACAATTACGAAGACTCCAGCcgccgccaccaccaccaccaccaccacgccGCCATATCTAAGGTTTCCTCCCTCTCTCTATGTTGTTTGTGGAGGGTTTGGTAAGGAGGCGGGAGCACCTACAGGTGTAGCTGTGGCTTCAAAACCCTAGAAGGAAGTGGAAGAGTGAGACGATTTTCACAAAAACagagaaattaaatattaaaaacagcaaaaattttctaagatgttttatttaaaaaaatgtcgcCCCCTTATATACTTTTGGTGtgataaaaagtatttttttttagtagtgttggAAAATACCTATTACCTAATAATGCAAGCATGAAAATTAACTAAGAAAGTTAAATGCATTCTTATGGCTTGTTTTTTACACTCCTCTACTTTGTGTCtgcatttttattaataatgttaattttcattaattgaTAGTATGAGAAATTATATACTACTGGAATACATAAAAAGTATACTTACAAATATTACaggaactaaaactaaaaactagatatattttcttgaatttaaatacatttgatcactttttattggttcaactaaaaataagatcaacttattttttatacgTGCAGTGCCTCTGTAATTTAATCTCTATACTATAGCACATTTTTTTAATCGAttcaactaaaaattattacgcattcaactaaaaataatatttggttcCATCAAATAATCTATAACAATATAAAGAGGATATCTCCTTTTTGTGTATACATTTTATTTGACGCTTTTGTCTCTAAATTAATCACAAAATTACCATTTATTATCCTTACTTCATCTACTTAATTTTATTCGTTCATTTTGTCTTGACCTTTGCACCCTTCttgatcaaaaatattttttatctctccACTAAGAAAAATAGGAGGATCTTTCTTTTCTACACCATCATTGTGTTGTGTGTGTCTCTCCGTAAATTGTCTTCGACTATTATGACAACACGTACCAATTGTCATGAACATCTTCACCAAGAAACTCACTGCCAAAGGTTCTCCTTCTCCTTCCCAATTATCCTTTTCCCTCTcaactaattataataattaaattagtgtTGTTACGTTTGGGTTGCGTTCGTTTGTTTCCAATCAATTGAATTTTCATGTTTGTGTTTGATAATTAAAAGCGCTTGCTATTATTTTGTGCATAGACATTTCGTGAGAGTAAAAGAGGAATGAATAGAAAaagtctttctctttttttttttcattttttaatgttgcagaaatgaattttgtttatctttttgaATGGTTAACATATACAATTTTGTTTATCATGATTCCATGCAATTTCAGATATCTCATCTAATAACAttcaatctttttattttcatctttcaatttattttggCTTCGTTCTTAATTTATATTCAGGTTCTTtgtttaacctttgaatgtgAGATTTTTTACACCATATGATACAATTGCTTTTAATTGTTtatgtttctattttaattttttctaatattttatgtGCATTTCAAGTTTATCACAACTCCATAACTTCAAATTCATTTATAGGAATCAAATTCGTAGGAATTTATCAAATTCATTTCAAGTTTATCACAACTCCATGACTTCAAATTCATTTCAAGTTTGTGATTAATAATCAAATTCGTAggaatttatcaaattttttagtaactttgatttttaagaaattcatttatttattttattttatttttctctca comes from Glycine soja cultivar W05 chromosome 20, ASM419377v2, whole genome shotgun sequence and encodes:
- the LOC114401806 gene encoding uncharacterized protein LOC114401806 gives rise to the protein MVNKDEWVRAAMADDTVVVELLLCLKQGTVSHKSHQQLIPFSWGVKQSRSRSRLRAVVSRSDTVVSTTCSPTTPLSWSAGTDNYEDSSRRHHHHHHHAAISKVSSLSLCCLWRVW